A window from Citrobacter amalonaticus encodes these proteins:
- the ymiC gene encoding small membrane protein YmiC encodes MMSANMKYWSWMGAFSVSLLFWAELLWIVMN; translated from the coding sequence ATGATGTCTGCAAATATGAAATACTGGTCCTGGATGGGTGCATTTTCCGTCTCGCTGCTCTTTTGGGCTGAACTGCTCTGGATCGTGATGAATTAA
- the sohB gene encoding protease SohB yields the protein MELLSEYGLFLAKIVTVVLAIAAIATIIVNVAQRKRQRGELRVTNLSEQYKEMKDELAMALLDSHQQKLWHKAQKKKHKQEVKAAKVKAKRGDSDTSDKPRVWVLDFKGSMDAHEVSSLREEVTAVLAVVKPQDQVVVRLESPGGVVHGYGLAASQLQRLRDKKIPLTVTVDKVAASGGYMMACVADKIVSAPFAIVGSIGVVAQIPNFNRFLKGKDIDIELHTAGQYKRTLTLLGENTEEGRQKFREDLNETHHLFKDFVHRMRPTLDIEQVATGEHWYGQQALEKGLIDEINTSDEVILGLMEGREVLNVRYLQRKKLVDRVTGSAAESADRLLLRWWQRGQKPLM from the coding sequence GTGGAATTGTTGTCTGAATATGGCTTGTTTTTAGCAAAAATCGTGACCGTTGTGCTGGCTATCGCGGCGATTGCCACCATTATCGTGAATGTTGCCCAACGTAAGCGCCAGCGTGGCGAACTGCGGGTTACCAACCTCAGCGAACAATATAAAGAAATGAAGGATGAACTGGCGATGGCGCTTCTCGATAGCCATCAACAGAAACTCTGGCATAAAGCGCAAAAGAAAAAGCATAAGCAGGAAGTGAAAGCCGCCAAAGTAAAAGCCAAACGGGGCGACAGCGACACGTCGGATAAACCGCGCGTCTGGGTGCTGGATTTCAAAGGCAGTATGGATGCCCACGAGGTCAGTTCACTGCGTGAAGAGGTGACGGCCGTACTGGCGGTGGTGAAACCGCAGGACCAGGTGGTGGTGCGTCTGGAAAGCCCTGGTGGCGTTGTGCACGGCTACGGCCTTGCCGCATCACAACTGCAACGCTTACGCGATAAAAAGATCCCGTTGACCGTGACCGTGGATAAAGTCGCGGCGAGTGGCGGTTACATGATGGCCTGTGTGGCGGACAAAATTGTCTCCGCACCCTTCGCGATTGTCGGTTCGATTGGCGTGGTTGCGCAGATCCCCAACTTCAACCGTTTCCTGAAAGGCAAGGATATCGATATCGAGTTGCATACCGCCGGACAGTACAAACGGACGCTGACGCTGCTGGGTGAGAACACCGAAGAAGGGAGGCAGAAGTTTCGTGAGGATTTAAACGAAACCCATCACCTGTTTAAAGATTTTGTCCATCGTATGCGTCCGACTCTGGACATTGAACAGGTTGCGACGGGTGAACACTGGTACGGACAGCAGGCGCTGGAGAAAGGGCTCATTGATGAGATAAATACCAGCGACGAGGTGATCCTTGGGCTGATGGAAGGACGAGAGGTACTGAACGTTCGCTATCTGCAACGGAAGAAACTGGTCGATCGGGTGACAGGCAGTGCCGCGGAAAGTGCCGATCGGCTGCTCCTGCGCTGGTGGCAGCGCGGACAAAAACCGTTGATGTAA
- a CDS encoding L-threonylcarbamoyladenylate synthase gives MSQFFYIHPDNPQQRLINQAVEIVRKGGVIVYPTDSGYALGCKIEDKGAMERICRIRQLPDGHNFTLMCRDLSELSTYSFVDNVAFRLIKNNTPGNYTFILKGTKEVPRRLLQEKRKTIGLRVPSNPIALELLQTLGEPMLSTSLMLPGSDFTESDPEEIKDRLEKQVDLIIHGGYLGQQPTTVIDLTDDSPVVLREGVGDVKPFL, from the coding sequence ATGAGCCAGTTTTTTTATATTCATCCTGATAACCCACAGCAGCGCCTGATCAATCAGGCGGTTGAGATTGTGCGTAAGGGCGGGGTGATTGTGTATCCAACCGACTCCGGCTACGCGCTCGGTTGTAAAATTGAAGACAAAGGCGCGATGGAACGGATTTGCCGTATTCGCCAGTTGCCGGATGGACATAACTTCACCCTGATGTGTCGCGATCTGTCCGAACTGTCGACCTATTCGTTTGTCGACAACGTGGCTTTTCGCCTGATCAAGAACAATACGCCGGGTAACTACACCTTCATCCTTAAGGGGACGAAAGAGGTACCGCGTCGGTTGTTGCAGGAAAAACGTAAGACCATTGGTCTGCGCGTGCCGTCGAACCCGATCGCGCTCGAACTGTTGCAGACGCTGGGCGAGCCGATGCTCTCTACCTCGCTGATGCTGCCAGGCAGTGATTTTACCGAGTCCGATCCGGAAGAAATTAAAGATCGACTGGAAAAGCAGGTGGACCTGATTATTCATGGCGGTTATCTGGGCCAGCAACCCACAACGGTGATTGATTTAACCGATGATTCTCCGGTTGTCTTGCGTGAAGGCGTCGGAGACGTTAAACCTTTCTTATAA
- the cobO gene encoding cob(I)yrinic acid a,c-diamide adenosyltransferase has protein sequence MSEERYQQRQQRVKDRVDARVAQAQDERGIVIVFTGNGKGKTTAAFGTATRAVGHGKKVGVVQFIKGTWPNGERNLLEPHGVEFQVMATGFTWETQNREADTAACLAVWDHGKRMLADPQLDMVVLDELTYMVAYDYLPLEEVINALNARPSHQTVIITGRGCHRDILELADTVSELRPVKHAFEAGVKAQMGIDY, from the coding sequence ATGAGTGAAGAACGCTATCAACAGCGCCAGCAGCGCGTGAAGGACCGGGTTGACGCCCGGGTAGCCCAGGCCCAGGACGAACGCGGCATCGTGATTGTCTTCACCGGCAACGGGAAAGGAAAAACCACCGCCGCCTTCGGCACCGCCACTCGCGCAGTGGGACACGGTAAAAAGGTCGGCGTGGTGCAGTTTATCAAGGGGACCTGGCCCAACGGCGAGCGTAACCTGCTGGAGCCGCACGGCGTTGAATTTCAGGTGATGGCGACCGGGTTTACCTGGGAGACGCAAAACCGCGAAGCTGACACCGCAGCCTGTCTGGCTGTATGGGATCACGGCAAACGCATGCTTGCCGATCCGCAACTGGATATGGTGGTGCTGGACGAACTGACTTATATGGTGGCATACGACTATCTGCCGCTTGAAGAGGTGATTAACGCGCTGAATGCGCGCCCGTCTCACCAGACGGTGATCATCACCGGTCGCGGCTGCCATCGGGATATTCTCGAACTGGCCGATACCGTCAGTGAACTGCGTCCGGTTAAACATGCCTTTGAGGCCGGGGTCAAAGCCCAGATGGGGATTGACTATTAA
- the acnA gene encoding aconitate hydratase AcnA, which yields MSSTLREASKDTLQAKDKTYHYYSLPLAAKSLGDLTRLPKSLKVLLENLLRWQDGDSVTQDDIQALAGWLKNAHADREIAYRPARVLMQDFTGVPAVVDLAAMREAVKRLGGDTAKVNPLSPVDLVIDHSVTVDHFGDDDAFEENVRLEMERNHERYVFLKWGQQAFSRFSVVPPGTGICHQVNLEYLGKAVWSELQDGEWVAYPDTLVGTDSHTTMINGLGVLGWGVGGIEAEAAMLGQPVSMLIPDVVGFKLTGKLREGITATDLVLTVTQMLRKHGVVGKFVEFYGDGLDSLPLADRATIANMSPEYGATCGFFPIDGVTLDYMRLSGRSEDQIELVEKYAKAQGMWRNTGDEPIFTSTLALDMNDVEASLAGPKRPQDRVALGDVPKAFAASSELELNTAQKDRRPVEYVLNGQSYQLPDGAVVISAITSCTNTSNPSVLMAAGLLAKKAVTLGLKRQPWVKASLAPGSKVVSDYLAKAKLTPYLDELGFNLVGYGCTTCIGNSGPLPEPIETAIKKGDLTVGAVLSGNRNFEGRIHPLVKTNWLASPPLVVAYALAGNMNINLEKDPLGHDRKGEPVYLKDIWPSAQEIARAVDLVSSEMFRKEYAEVFEGTPEWKAINVDRSDTYGWQNDSTYIRLSPFFDEMLAQPAPVTDIHGARILAMLGDSVTTDHISPAGSIKADSPAGRYLQNHGVERKDFNSYGSRRGNHEVMMRGTFANIRIRNEMVPGVEGGMTRHLPGTEVLSIYDAAMQYQQENIPLAVIAGKEYGSGSSRDWAAKGPRLLGIRVVIAESFERIHRSNLIGMGILPLEFPQGVTRKTLGLTGEETIDIADLQQLKPGATVPVTLTRTDGNKEVVQCRCRIDTATELTYYQNDGILHYVIRNMLK from the coding sequence ATGTCGTCAACCCTACGAGAAGCCAGTAAGGACACACTGCAGGCCAAAGACAAAACCTACCACTATTACAGTCTGCCGCTGGCTGCGAAATCTTTGGGCGATCTCACCCGTCTGCCCAAATCACTGAAAGTCTTACTGGAAAACCTGCTGCGCTGGCAGGACGGCGATTCGGTTACCCAGGACGATATCCAGGCGCTGGCAGGGTGGCTAAAAAATGCCCATGCCGATCGCGAAATTGCCTACCGTCCAGCACGCGTACTGATGCAGGACTTTACCGGCGTCCCGGCGGTGGTGGACCTCGCCGCAATGCGCGAAGCGGTAAAACGCCTGGGCGGCGATACGGCGAAAGTGAATCCTCTCTCGCCAGTGGATCTGGTGATCGACCACTCCGTCACCGTTGACCATTTTGGCGATGACGATGCATTCGAAGAGAACGTGCGCCTTGAAATGGAACGTAACCATGAGCGCTATGTGTTTCTGAAATGGGGCCAACAGGCCTTCAGTCGCTTCAGCGTCGTGCCGCCGGGAACCGGTATTTGCCACCAGGTTAACCTGGAATATCTTGGCAAAGCGGTGTGGAGCGAATTGCAGGACGGTGAATGGGTGGCTTATCCGGACACGCTGGTCGGCACAGATTCACACACCACCATGATTAACGGTCTGGGTGTTCTGGGCTGGGGCGTGGGTGGTATCGAGGCTGAAGCGGCAATGTTGGGGCAACCTGTCTCAATGTTGATCCCGGATGTGGTGGGTTTCAAACTGACCGGAAAACTGCGTGAGGGGATCACTGCAACGGATCTCGTGTTAACCGTCACCCAGATGCTGCGTAAGCACGGTGTAGTCGGCAAATTTGTCGAATTTTATGGCGACGGGCTGGATTCCTTACCGCTGGCTGACCGGGCCACCATTGCCAATATGTCGCCGGAATATGGTGCGACCTGTGGTTTCTTTCCGATCGACGGCGTGACGCTGGACTATATGCGGTTGAGCGGACGCAGTGAAGACCAAATCGAACTGGTGGAGAAATACGCGAAGGCGCAGGGGATGTGGCGCAACACCGGTGATGAACCGATCTTCACCAGTACCCTGGCACTGGATATGAATGATGTCGAGGCAAGCCTCGCCGGACCGAAACGTCCGCAGGATCGCGTCGCACTCGGCGATGTGCCGAAAGCCTTTGCTGCCAGCAGCGAACTGGAACTGAACACTGCGCAGAAAGACCGTCGGCCAGTAGAGTATGTGCTAAACGGACAGTCATATCAGCTTCCTGACGGTGCGGTGGTCATCTCGGCCATTACCTCCTGTACCAACACCTCTAACCCCAGCGTGCTAATGGCGGCGGGTTTGCTGGCGAAAAAAGCCGTTACGCTGGGACTGAAGCGTCAGCCGTGGGTGAAAGCGTCGCTGGCGCCAGGGTCGAAAGTGGTGTCAGATTATCTGGCAAAGGCGAAACTGACACCGTATCTTGATGAACTGGGCTTTAACCTGGTGGGATATGGCTGTACGACCTGTATAGGTAACTCTGGACCGCTGCCGGAGCCTATCGAAACCGCGATTAAGAAGGGCGATCTGACCGTAGGCGCGGTGCTGTCAGGCAACCGTAACTTTGAAGGTCGTATTCACCCGCTGGTGAAAACCAACTGGCTGGCGTCACCGCCGCTTGTCGTTGCCTACGCGCTCGCGGGCAATATGAACATCAACCTGGAGAAAGATCCGCTTGGCCACGATCGCAAAGGCGAGCCGGTCTATCTGAAAGATATCTGGCCGTCGGCGCAGGAAATTGCCCGCGCCGTCGATCTGGTCTCTTCAGAAATGTTCCGCAAAGAATATGCGGAAGTGTTCGAAGGGACGCCTGAGTGGAAAGCAATCAATGTTGACCGCTCAGACACTTACGGCTGGCAAAATGACTCGACCTACATTCGCCTGTCGCCGTTCTTTGACGAGATGCTGGCGCAGCCAGCACCGGTGACCGATATTCACGGCGCGCGCATTCTGGCGATGTTGGGGGATTCGGTGACCACTGACCACATTTCTCCGGCCGGGAGTATTAAAGCTGATAGTCCTGCAGGGCGGTATCTGCAAAACCACGGCGTGGAGCGCAAAGACTTCAACTCCTACGGTTCGCGACGCGGTAACCACGAAGTGATGATGCGCGGGACCTTCGCTAACATCCGTATTCGCAACGAAATGGTGCCGGGTGTGGAAGGCGGAATGACGCGACATCTGCCTGGCACCGAGGTGTTGTCTATCTATGATGCGGCTATGCAGTATCAGCAGGAGAACATCCCGCTGGCGGTGATTGCTGGTAAAGAATATGGGTCGGGTTCCAGTCGTGACTGGGCGGCGAAAGGGCCGCGATTGCTGGGAATTCGCGTCGTCATTGCGGAGTCGTTCGAACGTATCCACCGCTCCAACCTGATTGGGATGGGGATCCTGCCTCTGGAGTTCCCACAGGGTGTTACGCGCAAAACGCTGGGGCTAACCGGGGAAGAGACTATCGATATTGCCGATCTGCAACAACTGAAACCTGGCGCGACGGTGCCGGTGACGTTAACCCGGACCGACGGGAACAAAGAGGTGGTGCAGTGCCGTTGCCGCATCGATACCGCGACCGAGTTAACTTACTACCAGAACGATGGCATTTTACATTACGTGATTCGTAACATGCTGAAGTAA
- the cysB gene encoding HTH-type transcriptional regulator CysB, with the protein MKLQQLRYIVEVVNHNLNVSSTAEGLYTSQPGISKQVRMLEDELGIQIFARSGKHLTQVTPAGQEIIRIAREVLSKVDAIKSVAGEHTWPDKGSLYIATTHTQARYALPNVIKGFIERYPRVSLHMHQGSPTQIAEAVSKGNADFAIATEALHLYDDLVMLPCYHWNRSIVVTPEHPLANKESVTIEELAQYPLVTYTFGFTRRSELDNAFNRAGLTPRIVFTATDADVIKTYVRLGLGVGVIASMAVDPLSDPDLVRVDAHDVFSHSTTKIGFRRSTFLRSYMYDFIQRFAPHLTRDVVDTAVALRSNEEIEEMFKDIKLPEK; encoded by the coding sequence ATGAAATTACAGCAGCTTCGCTACATTGTTGAGGTGGTGAATCACAACCTTAACGTCTCCTCCACCGCGGAAGGCCTTTATACCTCGCAACCGGGTATCAGTAAGCAGGTTCGCATGCTAGAAGACGAACTTGGCATCCAGATCTTTGCCCGTAGCGGTAAGCATCTGACTCAGGTGACGCCGGCTGGTCAGGAGATTATCCGCATTGCGCGCGAAGTGCTCTCCAAAGTGGATGCGATAAAGTCCGTTGCCGGTGAGCATACCTGGCCGGATAAAGGCTCTCTCTATATTGCGACGACGCATACCCAGGCGCGTTATGCGCTACCGAATGTGATTAAAGGTTTTATTGAGCGCTATCCTCGTGTGTCGCTGCATATGCACCAGGGATCGCCGACACAGATCGCTGAAGCGGTTTCAAAAGGAAATGCCGATTTTGCCATCGCTACCGAGGCGCTGCATCTGTATGACGATCTGGTCATGTTGCCATGCTATCACTGGAATCGTTCGATTGTGGTGACGCCTGAGCATCCGCTGGCCAATAAAGAGTCGGTGACCATTGAAGAACTGGCACAGTATCCACTGGTGACGTACACCTTTGGCTTTACGAGGCGCTCTGAACTGGATAACGCGTTTAACCGCGCAGGTTTGACGCCACGTATCGTCTTTACGGCGACTGACGCCGATGTGATCAAAACTTACGTGCGTTTAGGCTTAGGAGTGGGAGTGATTGCCAGCATGGCCGTCGATCCGCTGTCCGACCCGGATCTGGTTCGCGTGGACGCCCACGACGTCTTCAGCCACAGCACGACAAAGATTGGTTTTCGTCGCAGCACGTTCCTGCGCAGTTACATGTATGATTTCATTCAACGTTTCGCCCCGCATTTGACGCGTGACGTGGTGGATACCGCCGTGGCGTTGCGCTCGAACGAAGAAATAGAAGAGATGTTTAAAGATATCAAATTACCTGAAAAGTAA
- a CDS encoding YciN family protein — translation MRKETQPIDRETLLIEANKIIREHEDTLAGIVATGVTQRNGVLVFSGDYFLDEQGLPTPKSTAVFNMFKHLAHVLSEKYHLID, via the coding sequence ATGCGCAAAGAGACACAACCTATCGATCGCGAAACGCTGTTGATTGAAGCCAACAAAATCATTCGTGAGCATGAAGATACGCTGGCGGGCATTGTTGCCACCGGTGTGACCCAGCGAAATGGGGTGTTGGTCTTCAGTGGGGATTACTTTTTAGACGAGCAAGGTTTACCCACGCCAAAGAGCACTGCCGTGTTCAATATGTTTAAACATCTGGCGCATGTACTTTCTGAAAAGTATCACCTGATTGATTAA
- a CDS encoding YciK family oxidoreductase, producing the protein MHYQPKQDLLQERIILVTGASDGIGREAALTYARYGANVILLGRNDEKLRHVADSITQQTDRQPQWFTLDLLTCTADDCHHLAQRIGGQYPRLDGVLHNAGLLGDVCPMIEQDPQVWQQVMQVNVNATFMLTQALLPLLLKSDSGSLVFTSSSVGQQGRANWGAYAASKFATEGMMQVLADEYQNRPLRVNCINPGGTRTGMRANAFPTEDPQKLKTPADIMPLYLWLMGDDSRRKTGMTFDAQPGRKPGIAQ; encoded by the coding sequence ATGCATTATCAACCGAAACAAGACCTTCTGCAGGAGCGCATTATTCTGGTGACCGGCGCCAGCGACGGCATTGGCCGTGAAGCGGCCCTGACCTACGCTCGCTACGGTGCCAACGTCATTTTGCTCGGCCGTAATGATGAGAAATTGCGCCACGTCGCCGACAGCATTACCCAGCAAACGGACCGCCAGCCGCAGTGGTTTACACTCGATCTGTTAACCTGCACCGCTGATGACTGTCATCATCTGGCGCAGCGCATCGGCGGACAGTATCCGCGACTGGACGGCGTCTTACACAATGCCGGTTTACTGGGTGACGTCTGTCCGATGATCGAGCAGGACCCGCAGGTCTGGCAACAGGTTATGCAGGTCAACGTCAATGCAACGTTTATGCTGACCCAGGCATTGCTTCCTTTATTACTTAAGTCAGATTCCGGATCGTTAGTCTTCACCTCCTCCAGCGTGGGCCAGCAGGGTCGTGCTAACTGGGGCGCCTACGCGGCCTCTAAATTTGCTACCGAAGGCATGATGCAGGTGCTGGCAGATGAGTACCAAAACCGTCCGCTACGCGTGAATTGCATCAATCCGGGCGGCACCCGTACCGGGATGCGCGCCAACGCCTTTCCAACGGAAGATCCGCAAAAACTCAAAACACCCGCCGATATTATGCCGTTGTACCTGTGGCTAATGGGCGACGACAGCCGCCGCAAGACCGGCATGACCTTCGACGCCCAACCGGGCCGCAAACCAGGAATCGCCCAATGA
- the topA gene encoding type I DNA topoisomerase yields the protein MGKALVIVESPAKAKTINKYLGNDYVVKSSVGHIRDLPTSGSAAKKSADSTSTKTAKKPKKDERGALVNRMGVDPWHNWDAHYEVLPGKEKVVSELKQLAEKADHIYLATDLDREGEAIAWHLREVIGGDDTRYSRVVFNEITKNAIRQAFEKPGELNIDRVNAQQARRFMDRVVGYMVSPLLWKKIARGLSAGRVQSVAVRLVVEREREIKAFVPEEFWEIDANTTTPSGDALPLQVTHQNDKPFRPENREQTLAAVSLLEKARYSVLEREDKPTSSKPGAPFITSTLQQAASTRLGFGVKKTMMMAQRLYEAGYITYMRTDSTNLSQDAVNMVRGYIGDNFGKKYLPESPNQYASKENSQEAHEAIRPSDVSVLAETLKDMEADAQKLYQLIWRQFVACQMTPAQYDSTTLTVGAGDFRLKARGRILRFDGWTKVMPALRKGDEDRTLPAVNKGDALSLVELIPAQHFTKPPARFSEASLVKELEKRGIGRPSTYASIISTIQDRGYVRVENRRFYAEKMGEIVTDRLEENFRELMNYDFTAQMENSLDQVANHEIEWKGVLDNFFSDFTQQLDKAEKDPEEGGMRPNQMVLTSIDCPTCGRKMGIRTASTGVFLGCSGYALSPKERCKTTINLVPENEVLNVLEGDDAETNALRAKRRCQKCGTAMDSYLIDPKRKLHVCGNNPTCDGYEIEEGEFRIKGYDGPIVECEKCGSEMHLKMGRFGKYMACTNDECKNTRKILRNGEVAPPKEDPVPLPELPCEKSDAYFVLRDGAAGVFLAANTFPKSRETRAPLVEELYRFRDRLPEKLRYLADAPQQDPEGNKTLVRFSRKTKQQYVAAEKDGKATGWSAFFVDGKWVEGKK from the coding sequence ATGGGTAAAGCTCTTGTCATCGTTGAGTCCCCGGCAAAAGCCAAAACGATCAACAAGTATCTGGGTAATGACTACGTGGTTAAGTCCAGCGTCGGTCATATCCGTGACTTGCCGACCAGTGGCTCAGCAGCTAAAAAGAGCGCCGACTCTACCTCCACCAAAACGGCTAAAAAGCCCAAAAAGGATGAACGTGGCGCGCTCGTCAACCGTATGGGCGTTGACCCGTGGCACAACTGGGATGCGCACTATGAAGTGCTGCCCGGTAAAGAGAAGGTCGTCTCTGAACTGAAACAACTGGCTGAAAAGGCCGACCACATCTATCTCGCAACCGACCTTGACCGCGAAGGGGAAGCCATTGCATGGCACCTGCGGGAAGTGATCGGGGGTGATGACACGCGTTACAGTCGCGTGGTGTTTAACGAAATTACCAAGAATGCGATTCGTCAGGCGTTTGAAAAGCCGGGCGAACTGAACATTGACCGGGTTAACGCTCAGCAGGCACGTCGCTTTATGGATCGCGTGGTGGGCTATATGGTCTCGCCGCTGTTGTGGAAAAAAATTGCTCGCGGTCTGTCAGCCGGTCGCGTTCAGTCCGTGGCGGTGCGTCTGGTCGTTGAGCGTGAGCGCGAGATTAAAGCGTTTGTACCGGAAGAGTTCTGGGAAATTGATGCCAATACCACCACGCCTTCCGGCGATGCGCTGCCTTTGCAGGTGACCCATCAGAACGACAAGCCGTTTCGTCCGGAAAACCGTGAGCAGACGCTTGCGGCGGTAAGCCTGCTGGAGAAAGCGCGCTACAGCGTTCTGGAACGTGAAGACAAGCCGACCAGCAGCAAGCCGGGCGCGCCGTTTATCACCTCCACGCTGCAACAGGCGGCCAGCACGCGTCTCGGTTTTGGCGTGAAAAAGACCATGATGATGGCGCAGCGTTTGTACGAAGCGGGCTACATCACCTATATGCGTACCGACTCGACCAACCTGAGTCAGGATGCCGTGAATATGGTGCGCGGTTACATCGGCGACAATTTCGGCAAGAAATATCTGCCGGAAAGTCCGAATCAGTACGCCAGCAAAGAAAATTCGCAGGAAGCCCACGAAGCGATTCGTCCTTCCGACGTCTCCGTGCTGGCGGAAACGCTGAAGGATATGGAAGCCGACGCGCAAAAACTGTATCAGCTGATCTGGCGTCAGTTTGTCGCCTGTCAGATGACCCCGGCGCAGTACGATTCCACCACCCTAACCGTGGGTGCGGGTGATTTTCGTCTGAAGGCGCGCGGTCGTATTCTGCGCTTCGACGGCTGGACGAAAGTGATGCCCGCGTTGCGTAAAGGTGATGAAGACCGGACGCTGCCGGCGGTGAATAAAGGTGATGCGCTGTCTCTGGTTGAACTGATCCCGGCTCAACACTTCACCAAGCCACCGGCGCGCTTCAGCGAAGCCTCGCTGGTGAAAGAGCTGGAAAAACGCGGAATTGGCCGTCCGTCGACCTATGCGTCGATCATTTCGACCATTCAGGATCGTGGCTACGTGCGGGTGGAAAACCGTCGCTTCTATGCGGAAAAAATGGGTGAGATTGTCACCGATCGTCTGGAAGAGAATTTCCGCGAGCTGATGAACTACGATTTCACCGCGCAGATGGAAAACAGCCTCGACCAGGTCGCGAATCACGAAATCGAATGGAAAGGCGTGCTCGACAACTTCTTCAGTGATTTTACTCAGCAACTCGACAAAGCGGAGAAAGATCCGGAAGAGGGCGGGATGCGTCCGAACCAGATGGTGTTGACCAGCATCGACTGCCCCACCTGCGGACGCAAAATGGGAATTCGCACCGCCAGTACTGGCGTGTTCCTTGGCTGCTCGGGTTATGCGTTGTCGCCGAAAGAGCGCTGCAAAACCACCATTAACCTGGTGCCGGAAAACGAAGTCCTGAACGTGCTGGAAGGTGATGACGCGGAAACCAACGCCCTGCGCGCCAAACGTCGTTGTCAGAAGTGCGGTACGGCGATGGACAGCTACCTGATCGATCCGAAGCGCAAGCTGCATGTTTGTGGTAATAACCCGACCTGCGACGGCTACGAGATCGAAGAAGGCGAATTCCGTATCAAAGGGTATGACGGTCCGATCGTCGAGTGCGAAAAATGTGGCTCTGAGATGCACCTGAAGATGGGGCGTTTCGGTAAGTACATGGCATGCACTAACGACGAGTGTAAAAACACCCGTAAGATCCTGCGTAACGGTGAAGTTGCACCGCCGAAAGAAGATCCGGTTCCGCTGCCCGAGTTGCCGTGTGAAAAATCGGATGCGTATTTCGTGCTGCGTGATGGCGCTGCCGGGGTCTTCCTGGCTGCCAATACTTTCCCGAAATCCCGTGAGACGCGCGCGCCGTTGGTGGAAGAGTTATACCGTTTCCGCGATCGTCTGCCAGAAAAACTGCGTTATCTGGCCGATGCGCCGCAACAGGATCCGGAAGGCAATAAAACGCTGGTGCGTTTTAGCCGTAAGACCAAACAGCAGTATGTTGCCGCTGAAAAAGACGGGAAAGCGACCGGCTGGTCTGCCTTCTTTGTTGATGGCAAATGGGTCGAAGGCAAGAAGTAA
- a CDS encoding YmiA family putative membrane protein gives MRLAMPSENQEPRRDPEMKRKAWLAVFLGSALFWVVIALLIWNAWG, from the coding sequence ATGAGGTTAGCAATGCCGTCTGAAAACCAGGAGCCACGTCGGGACCCTGAGATGAAACGCAAAGCCTGGCTTGCGGTTTTCCTGGGCTCAGCGCTGTTTTGGGTCGTGATCGCACTGTTGATCTGGAATGCCTGGGGGTAA
- the rluB gene encoding 23S rRNA pseudouridine(2605) synthase RluB yields the protein MSEKLQKVLARAGHGSRREIESIIAAGRVSVDGKIATLGDRVEVTPGLKIRIDGHLISVKESAEQICRVLAYYKPEGELCTRNDPEGRPTVFDRLPKLRGARWIAVGRLDVNTCGLLLFTTDGELANRLMHPSREVEREYAVRVFGQVDDAKLRDLSRGVQLEDGPAAFKTIKFSGGEGINQWYNVTLTEGRNREVRRLWEAVGVQVSRLIRVRYGDIPLPKGLPRGGWTELDLAQTNYLRELVELEPETTSKVAVEKDRRRMKANQIRRAVKRHSQVSGGRRAGGRNNNG from the coding sequence ATGAGCGAAAAGTTACAGAAAGTGCTGGCGCGCGCTGGCCACGGCTCCCGCCGTGAAATTGAATCCATCATTGCAGCAGGTCGCGTCAGCGTAGACGGCAAAATTGCCACGCTGGGCGATCGCGTTGAAGTGACTCCCGGCCTGAAAATTCGTATCGACGGTCACCTGATTTCGGTGAAAGAGTCGGCGGAACAAATTTGTCGCGTTCTGGCCTATTACAAGCCGGAAGGTGAACTGTGCACGCGTAACGACCCGGAAGGTCGTCCTACGGTGTTTGATCGCTTACCGAAACTGCGCGGTGCTCGCTGGATTGCGGTAGGGCGTCTGGACGTTAATACCTGCGGTCTGCTGCTGTTCACTACCGATGGTGAACTGGCAAACCGCCTGATGCATCCGAGCCGTGAAGTTGAACGTGAATACGCGGTGCGCGTCTTTGGCCAGGTTGACGATGCTAAACTGCGCGATCTGAGCCGTGGCGTGCAGCTGGAAGACGGTCCGGCAGCGTTCAAGACCATCAAGTTCAGCGGTGGTGAAGGGATCAACCAGTGGTACAACGTCACCCTGACCGAAGGGCGCAACCGTGAAGTGCGTCGCCTGTGGGAAGCCGTTGGCGTGCAGGTAAGCCGTCTGATTCGCGTACGCTACGGTGATATTCCGTTGCCGAAAGGTCTGCCGCGCGGCGGCTGGACGGAACTGGATCTCGCCCAGACCAACTATCTGCGTGAGCTGGTGGAACTGGAGCCGGAAACCACCTCGAAAGTGGCGGTAGAGAAAGATCGTCGCCGCATGAAGGCAAATCAGATTCGCCGTGCCGTGAAGCGTCACAGCCAGGTGAGCGGCGGTCGCCGTGCAGGCGGTCGTAATAACAACGGTTAA